One genomic segment of Novisyntrophococcus fermenticellae includes these proteins:
- a CDS encoding distal tail protein Dit, giving the protein MKFIDTIEHGNTEESLPAEALSINGTYIENVIDGYRTLTVSGRETHSMGYDEIRIGNHLYMENYFQDSRVIEVEYQLMATTPEELMQRYNDLNGLLNFKEAKIVFDDEPDKYYIGSKTVSETPAKGRLNITSTFQIYCPDPHKYSVVTKQFTAAQNVDGILELTIDNKGTADVPIDYTVVHNHDNGYLGFVSNRGVLQTGKIQEVDLTPYTQSEMLINTNDFSGWNRDTSVHPENPAKKTNGQLKVKTYNGQNILQLADRGGTAGVNGGMISIDIPPDSDGAVGASNFWCYFNEWFETGAVRQASTTSINFLDENDKLIYCYMVEKNDLNSNRAHVMMRAGGSQLHKYFDEYFEPSNARYGKNMFDWERGHCDVLKEGDKLSGYYYGTRFSTVVPDLKDIKCCKIQIYIGGYDQLDMVTGSCFRSLGFQKFNVQKWSDNPNRYPNGSTVEIDGKEGKIYTDGVLRMDDEIKGSQYFLAPPGQSKIQVYHSDFSTPEPTVKAEIREAWL; this is encoded by the coding sequence GTTATTGATGGATATCGAACATTGACGGTATCCGGCCGTGAAACGCACAGCATGGGCTACGATGAGATACGGATTGGTAATCATCTGTATATGGAGAACTACTTTCAGGATAGCCGGGTCATAGAGGTAGAATATCAACTGATGGCAACCACGCCGGAAGAACTGATGCAAAGATATAATGATTTAAACGGTCTGCTTAATTTTAAAGAGGCAAAGATAGTCTTTGATGATGAACCTGATAAATATTATATAGGAAGCAAGACAGTATCCGAGACTCCGGCTAAGGGCAGGTTAAATATTACATCCACTTTCCAGATTTATTGTCCGGATCCGCATAAGTACAGCGTGGTAACGAAGCAGTTTACTGCGGCCCAAAATGTCGATGGTATTCTGGAGCTTACCATCGACAATAAAGGTACCGCGGATGTGCCGATAGACTATACGGTAGTTCACAATCACGATAATGGCTATCTTGGCTTTGTTTCTAATCGCGGTGTGTTACAGACCGGGAAGATTCAGGAGGTAGATTTAACGCCATATACACAAAGTGAGATGCTAATCAATACCAATGATTTTTCTGGTTGGAACAGAGACACCTCGGTGCATCCCGAAAACCCTGCAAAAAAGACAAACGGTCAATTGAAAGTGAAAACCTATAATGGGCAAAATATCCTTCAATTGGCCGATCGTGGTGGAACTGCTGGGGTGAACGGTGGAATGATCAGCATTGATATACCCCCTGATAGTGATGGTGCCGTAGGAGCAAGCAATTTTTGGTGCTACTTCAACGAATGGTTTGAAACAGGAGCTGTTCGCCAGGCATCCACCACGAGTATCAATTTTTTAGACGAGAATGACAAACTTATCTATTGCTATATGGTCGAAAAAAACGACCTAAATAGCAACAGGGCGCATGTAATGATGAGAGCAGGAGGGTCACAATTACATAAATATTTTGACGAATATTTTGAGCCCAGCAATGCCAGGTATGGAAAGAATATGTTTGATTGGGAGCGAGGCCATTGCGACGTACTAAAGGAAGGTGACAAGTTAAGCGGATATTATTACGGAACAAGATTTTCAACGGTTGTGCCTGACTTAAAGGATATAAAATGCTGTAAAATTCAGATTTACATCGGTGGATACGATCAGCTGGATATGGTAACTGGTTCCTGCTTCCGGAGCCTTGGCTTTCAGAAATTCAACGTGCAGAAATGGAGTGACAATCCTAACCGATATCCAAACGGAAGTACAGTTGAGATCGACGGGAAGGAAGGAAAGATCTATACAGATGGAGTTCTCCGCATGGATGATGAAATTAAGGGATCACAATACTTTTTAGCGCCTCCAGGGCAATCAAAAATACAAGTTTATCATAGCGATTTCAGCACACCAGAACCAACAGTGAAAGCTGAGATAAGGGAGGCTTGGTTATGA